Proteins encoded by one window of Methyloterricola oryzae:
- the urtD gene encoding urea ABC transporter ATP-binding protein UrtD, whose translation MTAHKDFLLAVEGITVSFDGFKAVDEVSLYLDPGEVRVIIGPNGAGKTTLVDLISGKTKASSGSVMFKNIELTRLKEHEIVRQGLGRKFQTPSIYEDLSVYQNLVVSFPRGRGVFGSLFFRSTPDVESRVRSVAEEIQLADSLDTQAGLLSHGQKQWLEIGMLLMQDPELLMLDEPVAGMSVRERQQTAELLQRISQNRSVLVIEHDMEFVRAIAHKVTVLHQGKVLVEGSMERVQSDPRVIEAYLGH comes from the coding sequence ATGACCGCACACAAAGATTTTCTGCTGGCGGTGGAAGGCATCACCGTCTCCTTCGATGGTTTCAAGGCGGTGGACGAAGTGTCCCTCTACCTGGACCCGGGGGAGGTGCGGGTCATCATCGGACCCAACGGCGCCGGCAAGACCACCCTGGTGGACCTCATCTCCGGCAAGACCAAGGCCAGCTCTGGCTCGGTGATGTTCAAGAACATCGAGCTGACCCGCCTCAAGGAGCACGAGATCGTGCGACAGGGCCTCGGCCGCAAGTTCCAGACGCCATCCATCTACGAGGACCTGAGCGTCTACCAGAACCTGGTGGTGTCCTTTCCCCGCGGCCGCGGCGTGTTCGGCAGCCTGTTCTTCCGCAGCACCCCCGACGTGGAGTCGCGGGTGCGTTCCGTGGCCGAGGAGATCCAGTTGGCGGACAGCCTGGACACCCAGGCGGGGCTGCTCAGCCATGGCCAGAAGCAGTGGCTGGAGATCGGCATGCTGCTGATGCAGGACCCGGAACTGCTGATGCTGGACGAGCCGGTGGCGGGCATGAGCGTGCGCGAGCGGCAGCAGACCGCCGAGCTGCTTCAGCGCATCAGCCAGAACCGCTCGGTGCTGGTGATTGAGCATGACATGGAGTTCGTCCGCGCCATCGCCCACAAGGTCACCGTGCTGCATCAGGGAAAGGTGCTGGTGGAAGGCAGCATGGAGCGCGTGCAGTCCGACCCGCGGGTGATCGAGGCCTATCTCGGCCATTGA
- the urtC gene encoding urea ABC transporter permease subunit UrtC gives MTRLIDLYRRIPAEWRQLAILAALIFLVFPLGLSLFRLNLVGKYLSFAFVALGLVLCWGYGGILSLGQGVFFGMGGYCMAMFLKLEASDPVSTAIQSTPGIPDFMDWNQLTALPWFWEPYHSLAFTLLAILVAPTLLAYLLSLAMFKRRVGGVYFAIITQAVALILSTLIVGQQGYTGGINGITDLKTLMGWDIRTDSAKYVLYFVNAVLLMLCLLASRFILGSKLGLLLVAMRDKEERVRFSGYSVADLKVFIFCVAAMFSAIGGAMFTLQVGFMSPSFVGIVPSIEMVIFAAVGGRLSLVGAVYGCLLVNYGKTYFSEAFPDLWLILMGSLFIGVVMFFPNGLAGLFASGPIKPFVDFWRWLTTLRHHLPADRSHPINQKG, from the coding sequence ATGACGCGCCTGATCGACTTGTACCGACGCATACCCGCGGAGTGGCGCCAACTGGCCATCCTCGCCGCGCTGATTTTCCTGGTGTTTCCCCTTGGGCTCAGCCTGTTCCGGCTCAACCTGGTTGGGAAGTACCTGAGCTTCGCCTTCGTCGCCCTCGGGCTGGTGCTGTGCTGGGGCTACGGCGGCATCCTCAGTCTGGGGCAGGGGGTGTTTTTCGGCATGGGCGGCTACTGCATGGCCATGTTCCTCAAACTGGAGGCCTCGGACCCGGTGAGCACCGCCATCCAGAGCACGCCGGGCATTCCCGATTTCATGGACTGGAACCAGCTCACGGCCTTGCCCTGGTTCTGGGAACCCTACCACAGCCTGGCCTTCACCCTCTTGGCCATCCTAGTGGCGCCCACGCTCCTCGCCTATCTGCTGAGCCTGGCCATGTTCAAGCGGCGGGTGGGCGGGGTGTATTTCGCCATCATCACCCAGGCCGTGGCGCTGATCCTGAGCACCCTCATCGTCGGCCAGCAGGGCTACACCGGCGGCATCAACGGCATCACCGACCTCAAGACCCTCATGGGCTGGGACATCCGCACCGACAGCGCAAAGTACGTCCTGTACTTCGTCAATGCCGTGCTGCTGATGCTGTGCCTGCTGGCCAGCCGCTTCATCCTGGGCAGCAAGCTGGGCCTGCTGCTGGTGGCCATGCGCGACAAGGAGGAGCGGGTGCGCTTCTCCGGCTACAGCGTGGCGGACCTGAAGGTCTTCATCTTCTGCGTGGCCGCCATGTTCTCGGCCATCGGCGGGGCCATGTTCACCCTGCAGGTGGGCTTCATGTCGCCCTCCTTCGTGGGCATCGTGCCGTCCATCGAGATGGTCATCTTCGCCGCCGTGGGCGGACGCTTGTCCCTGGTGGGCGCGGTCTACGGCTGCCTGCTGGTGAACTACGGCAAGACCTATTTCTCCGAGGCCTTCCCGGATCTGTGGCTGATCCTCATGGGCAGCCTGTTCATCGGCGTGGTCATGTTCTTTCCCAACGGCCTGGCCGGCCTGTTCGCCTCGGGCCCCATCAAGCCCTTCGTGGATTTCTGGCGCTGGCTGACCACCTTGCGCCACCACCTGCCGGCGGATCGCAGCCATCCCATCAACCAGAAAGGCTGA
- the urtB gene encoding urea ABC transporter permease subunit UrtB: MGDASSSEIFATLLMQGFAGLSLFSVLLLMALGLAIIFGQMGVINMAHGEFMAIGAYTTYVMSQFAQEHELLDVYFPFALLAAFIIAGAAGYLMEILLIRHLYKRPLDTLLATWGASLILQQIFRSAFGAREVSPELPEWIMGSMQPAEGIDLPISGLFVLGLSAVVTAGVALMLFKSRWGLGVRAISQNRVIAGAVGIDTKRIDRLTFALGCGLAGVAGAAFTTIASTGPTSGSLYIVDTFLVVVFGGAASILGTIASAFAIGQAQSVLEFLMTGSTAKVLTLVSVVLILMMRPEGLFSAKVRR, from the coding sequence ATGGGCGACGCAAGCAGTTCCGAAATCTTCGCCACTTTACTGATGCAGGGCTTCGCCGGCCTCAGCCTCTTCAGCGTGTTGCTGCTGATGGCCCTGGGGCTGGCCATCATCTTCGGCCAGATGGGCGTGATCAACATGGCCCACGGCGAGTTCATGGCCATCGGCGCCTACACCACCTATGTGATGTCCCAGTTCGCACAGGAGCACGAGCTGCTGGACGTGTATTTCCCGTTCGCCCTGCTGGCGGCCTTCATTATCGCCGGCGCGGCGGGTTATTTGATGGAGATCCTGCTGATCCGCCATCTGTACAAGCGGCCTCTGGATACCTTGCTGGCCACCTGGGGTGCCAGCCTGATATTGCAGCAGATCTTCCGCTCCGCCTTCGGCGCGCGTGAAGTCAGCCCCGAATTGCCGGAATGGATCATGGGCTCCATGCAGCCCGCCGAGGGCATCGACCTGCCCATCAGCGGCCTGTTCGTCCTCGGGCTGTCCGCCGTGGTGACCGCCGGCGTGGCGCTGATGCTGTTCAAGTCGCGCTGGGGCCTGGGCGTTCGTGCCATCAGCCAGAACCGGGTGATCGCCGGAGCCGTGGGGATCGACACCAAGCGCATCGACCGCCTCACCTTTGCGCTGGGCTGCGGACTGGCGGGTGTTGCGGGCGCGGCCTTCACCACCATCGCCTCTACCGGTCCCACCAGCGGTTCCCTCTACATCGTCGACACCTTCCTCGTGGTGGTGTTCGGCGGCGCCGCCAGCATCCTCGGCACCATCGCCTCCGCCTTCGCCATTGGCCAGGCGCAGTCGGTGCTGGAGTTCCTGATGACCGGCTCCACCGCCAAGGTGCTGACCCTGGTGTCGGTGGTGCTGATCCTGATGATGCGGCCGGAGGGCCTGTTCTCGGCCAAGGTTCGCCGCTGA
- the urtA gene encoding urea ABC transporter substrate-binding protein translates to MTLRSYLAPHGPAWRTLAAGIAMGLALAAPATRSAEVNTTGLAVTDSTVTVGDLHSATGTMAISEIGSIQAELLAIDQINAMGGVLGRKIQVIKEDGASDWPTFAEKARKLLVKDKVAAVFGCWTSASRKAVLPVFEKENGLLYYPTFYEGLEQSKNVIYTGQEATQQIIAGLDWVAKEKGAKTFFLIGSDYIWPRTSNKIARKHIENVLKGKVVGEEYYPLGHTNFRSLINKVKLAKPDVIYSVVVGGSNVSWFKQLKAAGITADKQTLLTISTTEDEVKGIGGENVVGFYSAMKYFQSLDNENNKKFVEAFKAKYGADSVIGDVTQAAYLGPWLWKAAVEKAGSFDVDKVAAASPGIELKTAPEGYVKIHPNHHLWSKLRIGKWKKDGQVDVVYESGLIEPNPFPEGYQ, encoded by the coding sequence ATGACGCTACGTTCCTATCTGGCTCCGCACGGGCCCGCCTGGCGCACCCTCGCCGCCGGCATTGCCATGGGGCTCGCCCTGGCGGCGCCCGCCACCCGGTCCGCCGAGGTGAACACCACCGGCCTCGCCGTCACCGACAGCACGGTCACCGTCGGTGACCTGCATTCTGCCACCGGCACCATGGCCATCAGCGAAATCGGATCGATCCAGGCCGAACTGCTGGCCATCGATCAGATCAACGCCATGGGCGGCGTGCTCGGACGCAAGATCCAGGTGATCAAGGAAGACGGCGCCAGCGACTGGCCCACCTTCGCCGAGAAGGCCCGCAAGCTCCTGGTCAAGGACAAGGTGGCTGCGGTGTTCGGCTGCTGGACCTCGGCCTCGCGCAAGGCGGTGCTGCCGGTGTTCGAGAAGGAAAACGGCCTGCTCTACTACCCGACCTTCTACGAGGGGCTGGAGCAGTCCAAGAACGTGATCTACACCGGCCAGGAGGCGACCCAGCAGATCATCGCGGGCCTGGACTGGGTGGCGAAGGAGAAGGGCGCCAAGACCTTCTTCCTGATCGGCTCGGACTACATCTGGCCGCGCACCTCCAACAAGATCGCCCGCAAGCACATCGAGAACGTGCTCAAGGGCAAGGTGGTGGGCGAGGAATACTACCCCCTGGGCCACACCAACTTTCGCTCCCTCATCAACAAGGTCAAGCTGGCCAAGCCCGACGTGATCTACAGCGTCGTGGTGGGCGGCTCAAACGTGTCCTGGTTCAAGCAGTTGAAGGCGGCTGGCATCACCGCCGACAAACAGACCTTGCTCACCATCTCCACCACCGAGGACGAGGTGAAGGGCATCGGCGGGGAGAACGTGGTGGGCTTCTATTCCGCCATGAAGTACTTCCAGTCCCTGGATAACGAAAACAACAAGAAGTTCGTGGAGGCCTTCAAGGCCAAGTACGGCGCCGACAGCGTGATCGGCGACGTGACCCAGGCCGCTTACCTCGGCCCCTGGTTGTGGAAGGCGGCGGTGGAGAAGGCCGGCAGCTTCGACGTGGACAAGGTGGCGGCGGCATCGCCCGGCATCGAGCTCAAGACCGCGCCGGAAGGCTACGTCAAGATCCATCCCAACCATCACCTGTGGAGCAAGCTGCGCATCGGCAAATGGAAGAAGGACGGCCAGGTGGACGTGGTCTACGAGTCCGGCCTGATCGAGCCCAACCCCTTCCCGGAGGGCTACCAGTAA
- a CDS encoding hybrid sensor histidine kinase/response regulator has translation MTTPPQKILKTRRDYNTWVANEMMEDYALRYAPKGFRKWSEFRVANTALGAVSFLALEAIGGTLVINYGFTNAAWAILVVGALIFLTGLPISYYASRYNLDMDLLTRGAGFGYIGSTITSLIYASFTFIFFALEAAIMSLALELYLDIPLPVAYIVSSLAIIPLVTHGITWISRLHAWTQPLWLVLMVLPFLMILWRKPELISDWQTFAGRNELGTGFSPLAFGAAATVAFSLIVQIGEQVDFLRFLPEKTPANSKRWWIANLVAGPGWIVPGMAKQFGGAFLAFVVVQHEVPLERASEPTQMYLAGFQYVFADPRVAALAMTVFVVLSQVKINVTNAYAGSLAWSNFFSRLTHSHPGRVVWLGFNVAIAFLLMELGVFGALDQVLGLYSNVAIAWVGALVADLVVNKPLGLSPPYVEFMRAHLYDINPVGVGSMLIASALAIAAHGGLFGEPYQSFAPFIALLTAFLLAPVIAALTRGRFYIARERPDVAQLEHQECCICGRDFEPQDKTVCPVYEGVICSLCCSLDARCGDACKPSARIAEQIGAAASFLLPASLPAVVRTRIVQYLVVFISLATVLAAVVGIIYYQELIQYPAVTGADGDFLASGFLKIYLALLVLMGIGAWWLVLTEDSRRTAQDESNKQTRLLLKEIDEHRRTDAKLAQARDVADKANLAKSRFLGGMSHELRSPLNSILGYSEIVLADPNLAEKHREYVNIVHQSGEHLLALIDDMLDIARIESRNLQLRPQPFELPLLINQLSSFSQLEAEKRGLAFRLDVQGTLPLLVKGDQRRIRQILMNLLSNAVKFTPQGEVLFGVRYAGEIAHFEVRDTGIGIARQDQEVIFQPFQRLASVSQYHTEGTGLGLTVTKMLTDNMGGEITLESEPGQGSTFRLRLFLPKLNGTAPQATSDWVSGYHGQRRTILVTDDHPAQRAMLVSLLTGLGFSVRQADSGASCLEAVAQAAPDLVLMDLIMPVMDGFETARLLRRSGYQGPMIVVSANAYESDFTAAMESGFNDYIAKPVRMSELKDKLKALLGLQWRYEQPRPINGATASRAPQAPAELCLPASDTLKGLLHFAQIGYISGIENYLRDLEGKDPAYRPFVAHATALAKQYRLRELQQLFSGE, from the coding sequence ATGACCACGCCGCCGCAGAAGATCCTCAAGACCCGCCGGGATTACAACACCTGGGTCGCCAACGAGATGATGGAGGACTATGCGCTGCGCTACGCGCCCAAGGGCTTTCGCAAATGGTCCGAGTTCCGGGTGGCCAACACGGCCTTGGGCGCGGTGTCCTTCCTGGCCCTGGAAGCCATCGGCGGCACCCTGGTGATCAACTACGGCTTCACCAACGCCGCCTGGGCGATCCTGGTGGTGGGCGCCTTGATCTTCTTGACCGGCCTGCCCATCAGCTACTACGCCTCGCGCTACAACCTGGACATGGACCTGCTCACCCGCGGCGCGGGCTTCGGTTATATCGGCTCGACGATCACGTCGCTGATCTACGCCTCCTTCACCTTCATCTTCTTCGCCCTGGAAGCGGCCATCATGTCCCTGGCCCTGGAGCTGTATCTGGACATCCCGCTGCCGGTGGCCTACATCGTCAGTTCCCTGGCCATCATTCCCCTGGTCACCCACGGCATCACCTGGATCAGCCGGCTGCATGCCTGGACCCAGCCCCTGTGGCTGGTGCTGATGGTCTTGCCTTTCCTGATGATCCTGTGGCGCAAGCCGGAATTGATCAGCGACTGGCAGACCTTCGCCGGCCGCAACGAACTCGGAACCGGGTTTTCGCCCCTCGCCTTCGGCGCGGCGGCGACGGTGGCTTTCTCCCTCATCGTGCAGATCGGCGAGCAGGTGGATTTCCTGCGCTTCCTGCCGGAGAAGACGCCCGCCAACAGCAAGCGTTGGTGGATCGCAAACCTCGTGGCGGGCCCGGGCTGGATCGTGCCGGGCATGGCCAAGCAGTTCGGCGGCGCCTTTCTCGCCTTCGTGGTGGTGCAGCACGAGGTGCCGCTGGAGCGCGCCAGCGAGCCCACCCAGATGTATCTGGCCGGTTTCCAGTATGTCTTCGCCGATCCCCGGGTGGCGGCCCTGGCCATGACCGTGTTCGTGGTGCTGTCCCAGGTGAAGATCAATGTGACCAACGCCTATGCCGGGTCCCTGGCCTGGTCGAACTTCTTCTCGCGCCTCACCCACAGCCACCCCGGCCGCGTGGTGTGGCTGGGATTCAACGTGGCGATCGCCTTCCTGCTCATGGAACTGGGGGTGTTCGGCGCCCTGGACCAGGTGCTGGGCCTTTATTCCAACGTGGCCATCGCCTGGGTGGGGGCCTTGGTGGCGGACCTGGTGGTGAACAAACCGCTGGGGCTGAGCCCGCCCTATGTGGAATTCATGCGTGCCCACCTCTACGACATCAACCCCGTGGGCGTCGGCTCCATGCTCATCGCCTCGGCCCTGGCCATCGCCGCCCACGGCGGGCTCTTCGGCGAGCCCTACCAGTCCTTCGCGCCCTTCATCGCCCTGCTCACCGCCTTCCTGCTGGCCCCCGTCATCGCCGCGCTGACCCGCGGCCGCTTCTACATCGCCCGCGAGCGCCCTGACGTGGCGCAACTGGAACATCAGGAGTGCTGCATCTGCGGCCGCGACTTCGAACCCCAGGACAAAACGGTGTGTCCGGTCTACGAAGGGGTGATCTGCTCATTGTGCTGCAGCCTGGACGCCCGCTGCGGCGACGCCTGCAAGCCTTCCGCGCGCATCGCCGAACAGATCGGCGCCGCCGCGTCCTTCCTGCTGCCGGCGTCGCTGCCGGCGGTGGTGCGCACCCGCATCGTGCAGTATCTGGTGGTCTTCATCAGCCTCGCCACCGTGCTGGCGGCGGTGGTGGGCATCATCTACTACCAGGAGCTGATCCAGTACCCGGCGGTCACCGGCGCCGATGGCGACTTCCTGGCCTCGGGCTTCCTCAAGATCTACCTGGCCCTGCTGGTGCTCATGGGCATCGGCGCCTGGTGGCTGGTGCTCACCGAGGACAGCCGGCGCACGGCCCAGGACGAATCCAACAAGCAGACCCGGCTGTTGCTCAAGGAAATCGACGAACACCGCCGCACCGACGCCAAGCTGGCCCAGGCGCGGGACGTCGCGGACAAGGCCAACCTGGCCAAGAGCCGCTTCCTGGGCGGCATGAGCCACGAGTTGCGCAGCCCCCTCAACAGCATCCTGGGCTACAGCGAGATCGTCCTGGCCGACCCGAACCTGGCCGAGAAGCATCGGGAGTACGTCAACATCGTGCATCAAAGTGGCGAGCACTTGCTGGCCCTGATCGACGACATGCTGGATATCGCCCGCATCGAGTCGCGCAACCTGCAATTGCGCCCGCAACCCTTCGAACTGCCGCTACTGATCAACCAGTTGTCCAGCTTCAGCCAACTGGAAGCGGAGAAACGCGGCCTGGCCTTCCGCCTGGACGTGCAGGGCACGCTGCCCCTGCTGGTCAAGGGCGATCAGCGCCGCATCCGGCAGATTCTCATGAACCTCTTGAGCAACGCCGTCAAGTTCACCCCCCAGGGCGAAGTGCTGTTCGGGGTGCGCTATGCCGGGGAGATCGCCCACTTCGAAGTCCGGGACACCGGCATCGGGATCGCCCGACAAGACCAGGAGGTTATCTTCCAGCCCTTCCAGCGCCTGGCCTCGGTCAGCCAGTACCACACGGAAGGCACGGGGCTCGGCCTCACCGTCACCAAGATGCTCACCGATAACATGGGCGGCGAGATCACCCTGGAGAGTGAGCCGGGCCAGGGCAGCACCTTCCGCCTGCGGTTGTTCCTGCCCAAGCTGAACGGGACCGCGCCCCAGGCCACCTCGGACTGGGTGAGCGGCTACCATGGCCAGCGCCGCACCATCCTGGTGACGGACGACCACCCGGCGCAGCGCGCCATGCTGGTCAGCCTGCTCACCGGGCTGGGCTTTTCGGTGCGCCAGGCCGACTCGGGCGCTTCCTGCCTGGAAGCGGTGGCCCAGGCGGCGCCGGACCTGGTCCTAATGGACCTCATCATGCCGGTGATGGACGGCTTCGAGACGGCGCGCCTGCTGCGCCGGAGCGGTTACCAGGGCCCCATGATCGTGGTGTCGGCGAACGCCTACGAATCGGACTTCACCGCCGCCATGGAGTCCGGCTTCAACGATTACATCGCCAAGCCAGTGCGCATGTCGGAACTCAAGGACAAGCTGAAGGCCCTGCTGGGCCTGCAATGGCGCTACGAGCAGCCCAGGCCCATCAACGGCGCGACGGCCTCGCGCGCGCCCCAGGCCCCGGCGGAACTGTGCCTGCCGGCTTCGGACACCTTGAAAGGCCTGCTGCACTTCGCACAGATCGGCTACATCAGCGGCATCGAAAACTACCTCCGGGACCTGGAAGGCAAAGACCCTGCCTACCGCCCCTTCGTGGCCCATGCCACAGCCCTGGCGAAGCAATACCGCCTGAGGGAACTGCAGCAACTGTTCAGCGGAGAATAG
- a CDS encoding response regulator, giving the protein MSTVKLPDREVVLIVDDTPANLSLLTIALDQAGLVALVALDAYMALEQLKLIQPSVILLDLIMPGMDGFELCRRLQADPATRDIPVIFMTAMDDTEHMVQGFSDGAVDYVVKPVRPTEVVARIQSHLRRSRHSRQARAALESMERAAVALDAEGNVLWMTDQAQHLMTRNYPECESRCNHCGRLPAELAEWARVALAQGTEAVCGFGVTPNGVRMNATIKPDAGLRGGILWISEEKEEKEERQAWAMDSVREQLGLTAREAEILMWVAYGKTNRQIGEILGISPRTVNKHLDHVYMKLGVETRAAATAIAIRNSQAA; this is encoded by the coding sequence ATGAGCACCGTCAAACTGCCGGACCGGGAAGTCGTGCTGATCGTCGACGACACCCCCGCGAACCTCAGCCTGCTCACCATCGCCCTGGATCAGGCCGGCCTGGTGGCCTTGGTGGCCCTGGACGCCTACATGGCGCTGGAACAGCTCAAGCTAATCCAGCCCAGCGTGATCCTGCTGGACCTGATCATGCCGGGCATGGACGGCTTCGAACTGTGCCGAAGGCTCCAGGCCGACCCCGCGACACGAGACATCCCGGTGATCTTCATGACCGCCATGGACGATACCGAGCACATGGTGCAGGGATTTTCCGACGGCGCCGTGGATTATGTGGTCAAGCCCGTGCGGCCCACCGAGGTGGTGGCGCGCATCCAGTCGCACCTGCGCCGCTCCCGCCACTCGCGGCAAGCGCGCGCCGCCCTGGAAAGCATGGAGCGCGCGGCGGTGGCCCTGGACGCCGAGGGCAATGTGCTGTGGATGACGGACCAGGCGCAGCATCTGATGACGCGTAACTACCCGGAGTGCGAGAGCCGCTGCAACCACTGCGGGAGACTGCCGGCTGAACTGGCCGAATGGGCGCGGGTAGCCTTGGCCCAGGGAACCGAGGCCGTGTGCGGCTTCGGCGTGACCCCGAATGGCGTGCGCATGAACGCCACCATCAAGCCCGACGCGGGTCTGCGCGGCGGTATCCTCTGGATCAGCGAGGAAAAGGAGGAGAAAGAAGAGAGACAGGCCTGGGCCATGGACTCGGTGCGCGAGCAGCTTGGCTTGACTGCCCGCGAGGCGGAAATCCTGATGTGGGTCGCCTATGGCAAGACCAACCGGCAGATCGGCGAGATTCTGGGCATCAGCCCGCGCACGGTGAACAAGCACTTGGACCACGTTTACATGAAGCTCGGCGTGGAGACCCGCGCCGCCGCCACCGCCATCGCCATCCGCAACAGCCAGGCGGCTTGA